Below is a window of Cytobacillus firmus DNA.
GGAGTCAATTACTGCCCTTAATTCGGAGGTTCATGGAACTTTAAAAATTGCAGTTGCTTCAATTGTCGGACAGAATTGGCTGCCGCAGGTTCTTAAAAAGTTTGTCAGCCGCTATCCCCAGGCAAAAATATCTCTGATTACCGGCTGGAGCAGTGAAATATTAAAATCTCTTTATGATGATCAGGTTCATATTGGAATTATCAGAGGGACTCCGGATTGGAAGGGGATTAAAATCCCTTTATTTAAGGACAGTCTTTATCTGGTTGATACAGAAATTACAAGGCCGGAGCAGGTTCTTGAAACAGATCGGCCATTTATTCAGTTTAAGAGTGATTCAAACTATTATCAGGAAATTCAGGACTGGTGGCTGCGGCAGTTCAAAACTTCTCCAAAAAGAACAATAGTAGTTGACCAAATTGAAACATGCAAGCAAATGACTTTCAATGGAATAGGGTACGCCATTCTCCCGGCCATTACGCTGAATGGTGCAGAGAAAAATATTTTTAAGATCCCGCTGCTTGACGAGAATAATTTGCCGATTAAGCGTGATACGTGGCTTCTGGGATACGAATCGGCCTTTCAGCTCAAGCAGGTGCAGGCATTTGTTGAGTTGATAAAGGAGCACATTGAAGAAGAAAGACAGTGAAACCCCATTTTTTCTTCCGTCATTTTTTTTTCTTGTTTTCAGCGCTTTTGTTTGTTAAAGTAATTCTAGTTGCAATGTTATACATAGAGGAGGATTTTTATTATGAAAATGATGGATGCCAATGAGATTATTTCTTTTATCCAGAACAGCACAAAATC
It encodes the following:
- a CDS encoding LysR family transcriptional regulator → MSSLTEFHLLSVLAQEMNMRKAAERLFVSQPALSQRLVNIEKEWGNKLFLRSQKGLSLTPAGEIVIQFVNEVLAKEEKVRESITALNSEVHGTLKIAVASIVGQNWLPQVLKKFVSRYPQAKISLITGWSSEILKSLYDDQVHIGIIRGTPDWKGIKIPLFKDSLYLVDTEITRPEQVLETDRPFIQFKSDSNYYQEIQDWWLRQFKTSPKRTIVVDQIETCKQMTFNGIGYAILPAITLNGAEKNIFKIPLLDENNLPIKRDTWLLGYESAFQLKQVQAFVELIKEHIEEERQ